ACAAAGTACTCACCACCTGTTATTCTTGCACAAAATATCTTAACCTGGCTCTAACTTGGAGTTAACTAGAAAAAGATCCAAAATAAGCATTCTTAGGCAACTACCTGAACTTGCTTCCTACATAAGGCCTCTGCATTGCTATTCCTGTTCTTCCAGTCTTTTCCATGTGAGCTCACTAAATCAGGGTGCAGCTTACATTACCTCAAGACTTCTCCCACTACCAGATTATCCTCACCTTCACAGCACTGACCGCTGCCTGAAAATTCTCTTCCGATAGTATGTTTCAGAGGCAGGCAAGTGGCCTCCTAGATCACTGGTGCTCAAAACCACCCTCAGCATGACTGCAGTTTCCAGTATTTGGGTATACTTTCACCAGTCACCAGGGGGCACTACCAACCTGATTAGCATTTGTCTTAGGCTCTGAACCACACTACGGTCTCTTGAAGTCACTGGCTGCACCCTGGGTTCACATAAAAGAATCACTGGCTTGCCTTTAGACTTAACCCTTatgcttttaaaagtgaaatCAGAAGGCAAGGGTGTAGGGGAATAATTTTCCAGTACTTCTCTTGTAAACTCTTATGAATTCTTCTTTGGAATCATGGAGGCTTTCACTGTTCACAGTTATTTGTGAATTGCGATTTTTTCCCTGTATTCCCCCATTCAATCTGGACTGCCACAATCAGACAGACAGGAAGCGCAAGGACACTTTTTTCTTGCATCTGTGCTGGAAACCTTAGCAGAGAGTAACTGCTCCAGGCATGTCAGATAGATGCATTTTCATATCCTTCTTCTGATACCCACAGCCTTTTTTCAGATACAATTTGACTAGCACCTGCTTTTCCTCTGCCCACCAACTATCCCACACTCCATCTGTAATTTCATCTTTAAAACGGGCCAGCAAAcctttcctgtaaagggccacaATGGTTGTATTAGGGCTTGCAGGCCCTTAGATCTGTCACTAATCTCTGCTCTTGCAGTGTCAGAGCCAGTCAATACATAAACAGATGGGCATGgcagtgttccaataaaactagaCACAAActtagattttgtattttttcacatCCCAGAAGCTATTTTgaaccacttaaaaatgtaacCACCTTAGTCACACAAAAACAGGTGGTAGGACAAGCCAGTTTGCCAACCCTGTTCCAAGAAGTTTGACACAAGTATTCCAGGAGACGTCTAGATTTCTCTAGAACTTGGCTCTACTTGCTTTGTAAATAAGCTGAGACAATACTTTGCTTCCAACTGTGTTAAGTCTCGTTTTATTCTTTTGGTAATTTCTTCCAGAGTTAACTACTTCCATTTGTAGGTGATGAAATGTGTAAGACATCCACTTCAAATGTTGGCACTGCTATGAGCATGGTCTTTCCCTTTATTTCAACCAATTACTGTTGATTCTTGTTTATATTCCAAGTCCCGGAAGTGGTTTTCATTGCAGAAGTTATCTGAAGATGGTCTTATGCTTTCTAGTGGTGGTCTACAACCAGGCTCTAGCTTCTCCAGGAAGGCTACACAGGATGGATTTAGATATTACATATTAAACTAAGAGGCATTCTCTCAATTGagtttaaatgcattttatttttagacaacCTACatgacatgttttttttttttcctcaaatcaaTGCCTCCGCTCCAAACAAATCAACATCAAAACGAAGAGCTCAAGATGCCATCAGTCCCATTTGTCTAAGTCCTGGTGTTGTGTGGATGAACAGCAGCAGCCAGCCAGTTATGACGAGCAGGTGACAGATCCAAACAGCCAAATCTGTTACTGTGAAAACAAGGAAGACCCCATCAACACCTTTCCAATATGAAAATATTCAACACTTCCAGGCTGCAAATGTATTCCCCTATTCAATCTGGGCTGCCACAAAGACAGACAGAAAGCGCAGGGATTTTTCTTTTGCATCCTAGTGCAAACCAAAAGAACAACCGCGGATTGTTCAAGGTCTATCAGTGGATGCAGAAATGTCTCATTCTGAGAAAGTTCCACTCACTTCGTTCTAACAAAAGCCTCACACATTCTTTGAATCCGTTTAGACATTTTTGTTCATTGCTGCCCCAATCCTGTTTAGTGTAGCCTTAAATTTATCTTACTCCTAATTTACATAGAAGCCCCTGAAAGCTAGGATAATGAATGCCTTCATTTCTGTACCGCCTCTAGCAATTCCTTGCATAGCAGacattcatttaattttagtaAAGCATTTGGCATATCGGATCAGCAGCCAACTCTAAACTGTATTTACTAAAAGCTAGTAACATCAAGGCTTTCACGACCAGCTGCCAATTATCAGTAAATAAGGGTGAACGGTTTCTTTACAAAAAGGTTTTAATACTCATGTATATGTGCAGCAAAATAGGAAGAGAAAGGCAGTCTGATTTCAACAAGCCATTTCTATGGGGAAGATCAACATATAGGGTGTTATCTCTGATCTCTAGAGCTGCTCAGTATTTAAGCTATGCTTTGTAATGTCACCTATAAGTTTTCTGCAGATAAAGACTCTAAGCCTTTCTGTACCATAAAAATCTTTTACATGTAAAACACCCTCTTTAGGCCCCTAAGAAAAATAAGACCTAGAGCTTCAGTTTAAAAGActattgtaggggcttccctggtggcgcagtggttgagaatctgcctgccaatgcaggggacacgggttcgagccctggtctgggaagatcccacatgccgcggaacagctgggcccgtgagccacaactactgagcctgcgcgtctggagcctgtgctccgcaacaagagaggccgcgatagcgagaggcccgcgcaccgctatgaagagtggcccccgcttgccacaactagaggaagccctcgcacagaaacgaagacccaacatagccaaaataaataaataaataaataaataaataaataaataaataaataaaagactattGTAGGATCCATTCTAACTATCCTAGTGGCAAAACAAGGATTATGCCTAGGATATATCCATTTTTACATTAATGATTCAACCCACTTCTTTATACTTacacatttttccatttctagaCCATCCTTAAAGAAAATCATATACGGGGTCACACCATCCTCACGGTAGTCCAGCAGAGCAACCATGCCATCTGGATTCATGTTTTCACCAATAAAGAACTTAGGAAGCAAACAAATACTCAGAATTAGATTACGCACGGATGTGCTGTATCAAAACAATAAATCAAAGGATGATTCAGAACACCGCTATTTAAATCAAGGGATTTCAGCAACTAACGGCTCTGATGCCTAGGAGAAAAAATGCTCACTAATCAAACTTCAGTTCACTCAAAGTACTAATAATAACCAAATAAAAGTACAGAGCAATCCAGGGACACTAGGCTTTCAGGAAACTTACTCAGCCCCACACATCCATTTCCAAACCCTACAAACAAGGCTTTTTACATAGTCAAGCACAGGGAACATAAAGCTAGCAACGAGAGGATATCACATGAGAAGCTATCTTATGGCCAGAGGATGTATGAAAACCGGAAAATTAAAGAGCCAGGTTGTGTTCGTTTTTTTTCTTAGGGGTAAACGAAAGTCACTGAAGTTTCTCAACAGGACAAGCTCAGATCAGAAAGAGCTTCAGTGGCAACAAGACACATTGAaattggaaagagaaaactggaagaCCACTTGGGAGTTAACAAGCAATTCAAGAGAAAGAACTGGGAAATGTTATCTGAGTACAGATAAGATTCTGGAACCAGAAGGCAAGATCTGGAAACATGCTTGGGAGCAGAGAAAGCTACTTCCTACAGCCTAGACTACTGGAGTTGAATCTATGAAGTATTTAAACTGTTCAAAAGACCGAGAAAATAACCACAGCTTAATTACATCAGAGATTCATCAAGCAACTCATTTTTTGCTCAGTTAAAATTGTACAATCCTTCGGTCCAAATATTTAAGTTATTTACCTGATAGTTTTTGAAATTAGCAAGGATATGCTTGATTTGTTCTGCAGCCCCTGTCATAAAAGGTTTTACTCTTTCTGGTCTCTGTTCTTCAAGCTTCCCTTTGATTCTAAAACAACATTTTATCGATAGGTTATTCAGTTCTGAGCAAAGTATATTTTCATTaagtaaaaattacaaactgAAACCAGCTGTCACTGAGCAAAATAACGTGGCGCACGCAATCAAGAAAATTACTAGTTCACAGGAGGGATGTTGTAATCAACAAGACTGTTTCTAACTTGGAATTTCATGTCAGCTTATCTCCACAGTACTATTCTCAAAAGGTAAAACCAAACCACATGCTCCAGTATGCTCACATTAATTTACTTATAGAAAAACAACCACCCTTCTGAGCTCATTAATAAAAAGACCTCTGACAAGCAAGCCTGCCGCTAAAAATCTCAGTTAAGCCAACCCCTAAATTCTATAGGATTTTCAGACCTCGACTGGGGTGTGCTGGTATCACTTACGACTTCATGTAATCTTTGATGTACTTCTTGTAGGCTTCTTTTGTGAAGCTGGTTTCCTGCAAGTGATGGTTCATGACAATATCCACACCAGTGACTACTGTGCCTTCGGTACCTTCGCCCTCGGGGCCTTCAGCGGAGGCATTTCCACCAATGAGCGAGTCATCAATGTTACCCTCTGTCCTACTGACCATCTGCATTAAGAAAAAGTTTAGTTGCCAACACATCCTCGACTTTACCATAAACGCATCCAAAAAATTTATGCTGGCAACTCGTGTACCCGTCGTCCTTCCACCAAACATTGAGTTCTTGTCGAATACCATGAACacattatgggggaaaaaaattctaaaatccgTTTCCCGAAACACCTCAGCTCAACAATTCTTTGTTGACCGGAACGAAAAGGGGGTCATTTACAACCCAGTGGAAGTTTTGCGTGGGCTGTCGGGTTGATGAGCAAGTAGAGATAGGGCAAACGTTGAAGGACTTGGGGCTCCCAAACCGGAGACAACCTGTCCGGGACCGCCTGGGAGGAGGATGGGCGCCGAAGCGGCGAACCTATTTCCAGGATCAGCTCCGCCTCCACTTTTCTAGAAAAACCCGAGCCCGGAAAGAGCGTCTCCTCCGCCAGGAGGCAACGGCGAGGATTGCACAACCCCGGGCGGGGGAGCGGCGGAAACCCGAGCCTACCCGGCCCCGCGCCGCGACCCGGCCGACTCACCTTCCCCTCCACCTCCAGACACAGCCCGTCCGCGACCTCCCGGATCTTGTAGATGTCGGAGAACATCTCATCATCTGTTCGGGGACATATACCCGCCGGTCACGGTACGCCCGAGGCCCGAGCGGGCGCCATTTCCCGCGCCGGCCGGCCGCACgcggcccccgcccctccccgggcGCTCGAAACCCCGACGCGCGCCCCAAGCACCGACCCTCCTCGCTCCCAGGAAGGCGCCGGCGTCCCCCAGGCCCACGACACGGCGACGGCGgccgcctccccgcccccacccacacccccgccccctgTGCGCGGCGTTAGGGGCAATGCAGTCCCGACTCACGGCTGATGAGGTCCCGGTAGATGATCATGATGGCGACTGGAGGGAGACAACGGTGGCACTGGCTTAGGAGCACGGAGCTCAGAGCGAGCGCGGTGCTGCCGGAGCGGCgctcggggggaggggggagcgggCGGAAAAGGCCGACTCTGCCGCTCCCCAACCTCATATAGCGAGCACGTCCCCCTACGTCATCTCCCGCTGCGCCTCCGGAAGCGCCGCAAGCGGTGACGTGGCACGCAGAGCCGCGCGGTGGGCAGGGCCACTGCGCGGGCCGAGGGGAGGACAGGCGAGCATCCGGGGACTTGGCCCCGGGATACAATGCCGCGCGTTCCTCTGGGATCGCGGGGCGGCCGAGGgagaggaggcggggaggggaggggagaggaggcggggaggggaggggagaggaggcggggaggggagaggagggggcagagggaaaATGCCTGAGAGCTTGGagagggggcatggagggggaggagcgcgcgacggagggaggaggaaggggctccCGGGCCCTGAGTGGTGGAAGCGGCGCCTGGGGTCCTGCCCCTCCAGACACTTCAGGGTGGCCCTAGAAGGTGCTGGGCGTGGGTGAGGCTTAGATGAAGTCTCTTCAAGTTTCCGCCCCAGGCTTCGCCCAGCGCAAGCTCCCACCCTTTCTGGGAGCAAAAGTGACAGCTGTTGTAAAGAACTTTGCATTTACGGAAGGTCCCCTCGAGGTCTTGGGAGACCGCGAGGCTGTCCACGAGGACGAGGTCAGGGGACTGGGCTTACGATAAGCCTCTGTGATCTCCGAGGGCCTCGGAGAACTTCTCAGCGTTTGCCCCCAGGGCTGCCCCACCTCGAGTTTTCTGACGCCTTTGTGGGGCAGAGCAGAGTCCGAGTTGTGGGATCCAGGTCGTCCCGCCTGCCCCCTGGGAATAATCGTGGGGGGCGTAGAGTCTGTGGGAAGGGActtggaagaggaaggaaggtgtCAAGGGAATTTGCGCAGGTTTCCTATCTCTCAGTTTGGTCCCCTTATTTGGAAGTTCGCGGTTCCTAAGACAGCTATAAAatctttatgtttctgttttgcactTGGTTTAGAATTAGGTCCTTTGTTTGAAAAAAGGGTATGTTGTCACTTTAAGGTGAAGTCGAAATTATAACCCAGGCGCTAGAGGgttaaatataaaaggaaagagCTTCCCACCGGCCGAAATTTTATTCGGACTTCAGACCCAATTActcggtttaaaaaaaaaaaaaagcctagttTAGTCACGTCTTTGGTTTAAAGGCAAAGATATATGCCAGTATGAAACCGGAGAGCTTGTTCCGTTCCACAACTATATTTGTGCTCTACTGTGTCCCTAGCACTGGGTTTTGCACAGAGGTCCCAATTGTGAACAAGTTAAATCCAGTCCTACCCGCACAGAAAATTTCATTCTACTAAATCAAAAACAGGCAATTACAACACATTAACAGTTTCCCCCAGATCCAACAATAAAGCATTCCACACAATAAGAGAGAGCAACCCTTGTGAAAGAGCAGGGCACAAGACAGTGAGTTGAgattgatggagaagtcaaaatgAAAAAGAGCAGGGAAACGGGATCCTCCCTGGTAGATGGGGTGTGGGGCTGTACTGGACACCCCAGGAGTCACCGGATTACTGAAAGGAAGCTAAAAATGGGATGAAGGGGATCTGAAAACAAATGGACGTCTTCTGAGAGATGGTCGACTAAGGATGGCTCAAACCTCTTATTTCTGGGATGTGTGAATGGAACATTATTATACCAGGCATATCACAATTCAATTATGTTCCTCAactttaacattttcaaattattCAGAAATCTTCCCATCACCCATGCAGTACCGTCAAACATTATTCCCTTGACTCCTCTCCAGTTTTATGttgttaaaaacttctttttttcaagttttataaGATAGCCACAGTGAAAAAGAGTACTGAAGTTAGAATCAAAGCACCCTAGGCTGAAATCTTGGCTTTATCTGGTCCTAgtcctgtgaccttgggaaagtcagcCTCCCTAAGCCTAAGTATAAAATGGATTTTTTGTGAGTTAAAAGGGTTTTGGGGAGTTAAATAAGATAACGAAAAAATTCCTAGCATCCTCAATAGGttatcagtaaatattagttgaatttGGGTGcataattctccccaaattttaatagttttcaaaATCTTCCTGAAACTATTCCATTAACCCTCTGTTATTTGGAAGTATTTGGAGGATTTAGTTGATAGATACTGTACTAAAGACATTCTTCTATTTAATCACAACACTCATAGTGGATCCCTGAAAGAATTCAACTTGCGTCCTTAAAAGATTTCTGTCTCAGGTTCATATTTGATAGCTCACGATAATTCTGTGACTAGAcatcctaaaaataaaatcttaggaAAATCTGATTTAAATTTCAGGGTATTTCGTAAACTCCATCTTGTGGTCTAGAAAATCTGTGCTGTACCTTGAAAATGTCTACTTAGAACACCAGTGATACCAATAGTTGAGGGAAAAATAGTCACTGCTTGCAAGCCACTGACAAAATTGCAAGGATTTGGCTTTTATCCAGGCTGATTGGCTTTTACTTAGGaatcatttgaatatttttattacatttctttCCTTACAGTCAGTGATTTCTAACAAAATCTAAGATTGTCCTAGATTTTACGGCTGAATATGACTTGGTATCTCTTACAATTAAAGAGATTTCAAAGACAATGTCTTCTGGTCTCTTCACACACAAGCCCTCACACGAGAAAAGCAGCTCAGGAGGGCTCACCATTTTATCAGTTAGGGATTGACTACATAGCTTAAACACATAAGAGTTTATTCTcccttataaaaagaaattcaagggtgtcgactgaaaaaaaaatgcaccaccTAATAGTTGAGAATTAGGTTTTATTTGGcgaacaaaactgaggacttaagcctgggacacagcctctcagacagctctgagggactgctccaaagacgtaggggaggagccaggatataaggaggttttgcaacaaagacccggGTAGATTTCTGTTAATTAAAGAAGCCATggatctcaagttaaggaatatagcgtttttctatgtatgggaagatgcaagagtctgggctcactgaaatcattcctttgatatgctcCTCAGccctctggggccagtatcctcagtatcctctgctttctcatcctgagtctcctcagggtgtaTCACTGGGGAGGGGGAGCGGGGGTGGAGGGCTGCAGTGACTGAGGGCTTGGCAGCGGCAGCccatttgtctccatcctgagttccctccaGGCTCACCGGCCAAGGTGTgtagtggcttgatggctgcaacatcctttgtttactgatatggcggGCAGCGTTTTTTCATTGATGCGGGGGATGCAGTCAGACGGAAGCTATGAAGCCATGGTGGCTTCATGGGCATCGCAGACCCAggatcttcctttcttctccatcaTCCGTGTGATCTGTAATAGATGCTGGAATTCCAGCCATCACATCCATCTTGCAGACAGCCAGAAGAGGGGAAGGACCATAGGGGTGCATTCTCTCTGCGTGTTTCCTTCTAAAGAGCTATTCTAGAAGCCCCACTGAGCAATTACAAGGACGGCAGCAAACTGTAGTCTGCTTGCTCATTGAGATAGGCTCATTACCACCCTAGTAATAAAATCAGGATTTTATTACTAGGGATGAATATAGGCAGCTAGAAGCCCCTGTTGTACCCACAGTGCAAAGGGTCTGGTTCTCAGCCTAGAAGTGTTCACTTTGCTCACTGGGGGTCAGGTTCAAGCTCATAACATTGATTTGCCAACCAGAATACTGTTAATTTAGGATGAGAAATTCCTCACTGGTTAGGTGTAGTGTAGAAAGTAGTTATGTTTCAGAAAATGTGATTTGATCAATAAGGAATTAAGCGGAGGGGGTTGGAATGCAGCATATGGTTGTGACAGAAGGTGATTAGGAATGAACCAGCCAAGCTGGACTGTTCTTGGTGTGTGGTCTGAACCCCTTCCTTTGGAGTTGTGTTAATGAATTCTTATTGCTCTTTTTTCCTAGTCTTCATACTCTGCTAACAAATCATTGCTTTAGTCAAGTTACAAGGCAAGGTTCTTTACTTTAGAGTGGAGCTGTCCAAAAGAACTTTATGTGACgaggaaatgttctatatctgctcTGTCCAACACCGTAGCCACTAGGCCACAAGTGGCTATGTGCACTTGAACTGTGGCTAGTGTGACTATAGAGCTgaatgtttatttctatttcactttaattaatttaaatttaggtATCCGTGGCTAGTAACTTTACTGGGCAGCAGAGCTCTGTAATGTAAGCTCTACGAGGTGAGGGATGTCACTTTGTTAACTGCTGAACCCCaggaaccagaacagggcctgactTAATAATTATTGATCAATGATTGGAAGAGatgatgttttcttcatttctcttaatTAGATTAAGTCTAATTCCAACTCAGTTGATTAATTGGATTTAGCATACTGTATATCCAAAACCTGGTAtcacagtgcttttcaaactgagAATTTAGTGAATAGTgactaactttattaaaaatgaaataggatAAAAAAGAACATAGACTCACATGTGGTAAAGATGAGTATTATTTCATGAAACTTTTGTCTTAGATTTATACGTGTATATATGCACTGGATCTCAATGTAAGATGTATTTATTCATGTGGCTCTAGGCCCAAGAGGTTTGAAATCATTGATTTAGGCACATTTTCTCTTCAAATCTATTTCTTGGCAGCATCAAATGTTCACTTTTAGTGGAATGCGCCCCAAGATTCAGTGAACACTTATTTTTGACTCTGTTGCCCTTTTGGACAAGGTTCTTGTGGCCTTATGTTCTGTGAGATTGTTTATGCTCAACAGGAGAATACCAAGGCCAGCTCCTAGCAACATCTAGGCCTAGCTCAGAGTACAGGCTCCTATCCTCTTAAGTGAAACCAAGCAACATAACTAATGTAACTTCCATTGGTGTTTTTGATGAATGTAAAGTGATCACTAGAATCTAAGATGTTTTCAGATGtttgaatatttcttttagcTTTGAAAAATAGgatgtttttctgattataaaaataataatacacattATAGAGTATTTATAAACCATAGAAGAAGCCACCGATAACTAGTATTGAAGTCTTAATATTCTCAGTTTGTAGATTTATAAAAAGGGGGTGTGTGGGATCCTGCTGATGTTAAAGCAACTTCTCCATCATAAGACTGTAGGGCAttggtctgttttgttttagGCTTGCTCTAAGAGAAGAGTTCTATGAACAAGCCAGTTCAAAGATCTCTtggttgggggacttccctggcggtccagtggttaagactctgcccttccaatgcagggggcaaaggttcaatccctggtcagggaact
This sequence is a window from Balaenoptera acutorostrata chromosome 18, mBalAcu1.1, whole genome shotgun sequence. Protein-coding genes within it:
- the TPT1 gene encoding translationally-controlled tumor protein; the protein is MIIYRDLISHDEMFSDIYKIREVADGLCLEVEGKMVSRTEGNIDDSLIGGNASAEGPEGEGTEGTVVTGVDIVMNHHLQETSFTKEAYKKYIKDYMKSIKGKLEEQRPERVKPFMTGAAEQIKHILANFKNYQFFIGENMNPDGMVALLDYREDGVTPYMIFFKDGLEMEKC